The Bernardetia litoralis DSM 6794 genome includes a window with the following:
- a CDS encoding fatty acid hydroxylase, with the protein MLSIWQIILVSILTTLCMEGVAWFTHKYVMHGFLWFLHKSHHTNHNHLLEVNDIFALFFSVQSMAMIIIGITYPEWNILLALGVGISLYGIMYAVFHDILTHNRIPFLKIKIENAYLKRIIRAHGVHHRSHKKKDSEAFGFLYAPKKYNRNN; encoded by the coding sequence ATGTTGTCTATTTGGCAAATTATTCTTGTTAGTATTCTTACAACTTTATGTATGGAAGGTGTGGCTTGGTTTACACATAAATACGTCATGCATGGATTTTTGTGGTTTTTGCATAAATCTCATCATACCAATCACAACCATCTTTTGGAAGTCAATGATATTTTTGCATTGTTCTTTTCAGTTCAATCTATGGCAATGATTATCATTGGAATTACTTATCCTGAATGGAATATTTTACTAGCTTTGGGTGTAGGAATTTCTCTTTATGGAATAATGTATGCTGTTTTTCACGATATTTTGACACATAATAGAATTCCATTTCTAAAAATAAAGATAGAAAATGCATATTTAAAACGCATTATTAGAGCGCATGGAGTTCACCATCGTTCTCACAAAAAAAAGGATTCAGAAGCATTTGGTTTTTTGTATGCACCCAAAAAATATAATAGGAATAATTAG
- a CDS encoding response regulator: protein MPDKLTNLNLLSDNTEIQTKSKKTSSILYVDDEESNLRIFKSSFRRHYSIFTAISGKEGLEILENNNIQLVISDQKMPEMTGVEFLERVAENFPNTVRIILTAYSDTEDIMRAINKCGIFRYLVKPWNKDEMLLTIDKALETYSLRTENRQLVKALKSANEDLEGKVKERTSELMATNEDLKKAKEQAEAATKTKEQFLSTMSHEIRTPLNAIIGMTHLLKNDRLEGEMAENIEILEFSAQNLLSLINSVLDISKMEAGKMAFEQAEFDLPILIQNTVEIFKARAEEKNIFLRSNIDKNIPKSLLGDSTRLSQILNNLIGNAIKFTDEGTVTITVRLLHHKTEKVELLFAISDTGIGISSEKINSIFEDFSQAEEDTSRKYGGTGLGLAITKQLVELQGGTINVMSTMMVGSTFSFQLGFKIGKIQAITANLPDATNIKNLKGVRILIVEDNKVNQILVRKFLNNWGASSQIAENGQIALDLFKKDNFDVVLMDLQMPVMDGYESARQMRLLEENTDKFTPIIALTASTLLNERERIIQVGMNDFLSKPFNPNELYKKIAQHSYTQLQNQVLQESEIKGKLNYSYFKNLAGADKDFYTELLELSEADLIEFNRILESTHLLDYETQLSLVHHKIRATLRLLEVKELEVQINQLRRMLSQGSPINQVTDRIQAIQKNIEMAISEIQEERK, encoded by the coding sequence ATGCCTGATAAACTAACTAATTTAAACTTACTCTCTGATAATACAGAAATACAAACTAAATCTAAAAAAACCTCGTCTATTCTTTATGTAGATGATGAGGAGAGTAATTTGCGTATTTTTAAAAGCTCGTTTAGAAGACATTATAGCATTTTTACGGCTATTTCTGGAAAAGAAGGATTAGAAATTTTAGAAAACAATAATATTCAACTTGTTATTTCTGACCAAAAAATGCCAGAAATGACAGGAGTAGAATTTTTGGAACGAGTAGCAGAAAATTTTCCAAATACAGTTCGTATTATCTTAACAGCTTATAGCGATACTGAAGATATTATGCGAGCTATCAATAAATGTGGAATTTTTAGGTATTTGGTAAAGCCTTGGAACAAAGATGAAATGCTTTTGACGATTGATAAAGCACTTGAAACCTATTCTTTGCGTACTGAAAATAGACAATTAGTAAAAGCCTTGAAAAGTGCTAATGAAGATTTAGAAGGCAAAGTAAAAGAACGCACTTCTGAGCTTATGGCAACGAATGAAGACTTAAAAAAAGCAAAAGAACAAGCTGAAGCAGCAACAAAAACAAAAGAACAGTTTTTATCGACAATGAGTCATGAGATTAGAACACCTTTGAATGCTATTATCGGAATGACACATCTTTTGAAAAACGATAGGTTGGAAGGAGAAATGGCTGAAAATATAGAAATATTGGAATTTTCGGCTCAAAATCTTCTTTCTCTTATTAATAGTGTTTTAGATATTTCAAAAATGGAAGCTGGTAAAATGGCTTTCGAACAAGCTGAATTTGACTTACCCATTTTGATTCAGAATACGGTAGAAATTTTTAAGGCTCGTGCAGAGGAGAAAAATATCTTCTTACGCAGTAATATTGATAAAAACATTCCTAAATCATTACTTGGAGATTCGACTCGCCTTTCTCAAATTTTAAATAACCTTATCGGAAATGCTATAAAATTTACCGATGAAGGAACAGTTACGATTACAGTTAGACTTCTACATCATAAAACCGAAAAAGTAGAATTATTATTTGCAATTTCAGATACAGGAATTGGTATTTCATCTGAAAAAATAAATTCTATCTTTGAAGATTTTTCACAGGCAGAAGAAGATACTTCTAGAAAATATGGAGGGACAGGTTTGGGACTTGCCATAACAAAACAACTTGTAGAGCTTCAAGGAGGAACAATCAATGTCATGAGTACGATGATGGTTGGTTCTACATTTAGTTTTCAACTTGGTTTTAAGATTGGAAAAATACAAGCTATTACAGCAAACCTTCCTGATGCAACAAACATCAAAAACCTAAAAGGAGTAAGAATCTTAATTGTAGAAGATAATAAAGTTAATCAAATTTTGGTACGGAAATTTTTGAATAATTGGGGGGCAAGCTCTCAAATAGCCGAAAATGGACAAATAGCCCTAGATTTATTCAAAAAAGATAACTTTGATGTTGTTTTAATGGATTTGCAAATGCCAGTTATGGATGGTTATGAATCGGCTCGTCAGATGCGACTTTTGGAAGAAAACACAGATAAATTTACTCCCATTATTGCACTTACAGCCTCAACACTTTTGAATGAACGAGAGCGAATTATACAAGTAGGAATGAATGATTTTTTGAGTAAACCATTTAATCCAAATGAGTTATATAAAAAAATTGCACAGCATAGTTATACTCAACTACAAAACCAAGTTTTACAAGAAAGTGAAATAAAAGGAAAATTGAATTATTCTTATTTCAAAAATTTAGCTGGAGCAGATAAAGATTTTTATACTGAACTTTTAGAACTTAGTGAAGCTGATTTGATAGAATTTAATCGAATCTTAGAATCAACTCACTTGCTTGATTATGAAACTCAACTCTCTTTAGTTCATCATAAAATACGTGCTACACTACGTCTTTTGGAGGTAAAAGAATTAGAAGTTCAGATAAATCAACTCCGAAGAATGCTTTCACAGGGAAGTCCAATAAATCAAGTAACAGATAGAATACAAGCTATTCAAAAAAATATCGAAATGGCTATTTCAGAAATTCAAGAAGAGAGAAAGTAA
- a CDS encoding IS4 family transposase, with protein sequence MAKAKYASSSKVTKLVTVLSSHLTEFHLARVQFIGLFVIAVIKVGLGGLIQIATAFERNVECSSSLRRIERFLNDYHLDFKAITRLIVSLQGMDKWKDIVLCLDRTNWKVGKKNVNVLLLSAAYKNVSTPLIWSVFPKKGNSSTEERIELIERFLSIFPNLSISSIVADREFVGQKWFTYLSRKNVDFVMRLKSNFKATRKGKTKSIAAWCRGLAISETYHLDGVFIVNGVEVYLSVSRTQKGYIYLASPVFLENAFELYKQRWEIETLFKALKTQGFKLENTKLTEPEKIAKLLALCSIAFVWCYKVGEWKHKTTKIRVCSNGHNEYSFFRYGLLEIKKILNNPMIKEAKFNQKIKVLSME encoded by the coding sequence ATGGCAAAAGCAAAGTATGCTTCTAGTAGTAAAGTTACAAAATTAGTTACTGTTTTATCTTCTCATTTGACAGAGTTTCATCTTGCACGAGTTCAATTTATAGGTCTTTTTGTAATAGCTGTTATAAAAGTAGGCTTAGGAGGATTAATTCAAATTGCTACGGCTTTTGAACGGAATGTAGAATGCAGCTCCTCTTTACGTCGTATTGAACGCTTTTTAAATGATTATCACCTTGATTTTAAGGCAATTACTCGTTTAATTGTTTCTTTACAAGGTATGGATAAGTGGAAGGATATTGTTTTATGTCTTGACCGTACCAATTGGAAAGTGGGTAAAAAAAATGTAAATGTTTTGTTGCTTTCAGCAGCCTATAAGAATGTTTCAACTCCTCTTATTTGGTCTGTTTTTCCAAAAAAAGGAAACTCTTCTACTGAAGAGCGTATCGAATTAATAGAACGTTTTTTATCTATTTTTCCTAATCTGTCTATTTCTTCTATTGTAGCAGATAGGGAGTTTGTAGGTCAAAAATGGTTTACTTATCTGTCAAGAAAAAACGTTGATTTTGTAATGCGACTAAAGTCTAATTTTAAAGCGACTAGAAAGGGTAAAACAAAGTCAATTGCAGCATGGTGTAGAGGACTGGCTATTTCAGAAACATATCATTTAGATGGTGTTTTTATAGTCAATGGGGTAGAGGTATATTTATCTGTAAGTAGGACACAAAAAGGATATATTTATCTTGCTTCACCTGTTTTTTTAGAAAACGCTTTTGAGCTGTATAAACAACGTTGGGAGATAGAAACGTTGTTTAAGGCTCTAAAAACACAAGGTTTTAAGCTAGAAAATACAAAATTGACAGAACCAGAGAAAATAGCTAAATTACTTGCTCTTTGTTCTATTGCATTTGTTTGGTGTTACAAAGTAGGAGAGTGGAAACATAAAACAACAAAAATAAGGGTCTGTTCAAATGGGCATAATGAATACTCTTTTTTCCGATATGGATTACTAGAAATCAAAAAAATACTCAATAATCCAATGATTAAAGAAGCCAAATTCAATCAGAAAATTAAAGTTTTGTCAATGGAGTGA
- a CDS encoding DEAD/DEAH box helicase, whose amino-acid sequence MSEISNKNNTTKSFADLGLSDELLQAVKKVGYTSPSPIQEKVIPFVLDRKDVLASAQTGTGKTAGFTLPMLQLLTQDVKQRSKIRRRSLRCLILTPTRELAAQVFENVKEYSEFLDIRSAVIFGGVNQNPQIRTLKNGVDVLVATPGRLLDLEGQKALSLADVEILVLDEADRMLDMGFLHDIKRVIKLVPTKRQNLLFSATFSKEIKALAGKILSNHVTVEATPENTTVEKINQTVYSVNKTRKSDLIIKLIDEGNWEQVLVFTRTKHGANRLSEKMTKRGIQAAAIHGNKTQNARTKALQGFKDGSIRVLVATDIAARGLDIPLLPYVINYELPNVAEDYVHRIGRTGRAGAGGDAISLVSHDEVEFVENIEKLLKEKIEKKVVEGFEPTAPSKEDIEEAELAARQRSGRGGFNRNRSRNRTSSENKGKSNSVNLGKTKSNTKGRKSNNPKFGGKGRRK is encoded by the coding sequence ATGTCAGAAATTAGTAATAAAAATAATACGACTAAATCATTTGCTGATTTAGGTCTTTCAGATGAGCTTCTTCAAGCCGTAAAAAAAGTAGGTTATACTTCACCTTCTCCAATTCAAGAAAAAGTAATTCCTTTTGTCTTGGATAGAAAAGATGTTTTGGCTTCGGCACAAACAGGAACAGGAAAAACAGCAGGTTTTACCTTGCCAATGCTTCAACTTCTTACTCAAGATGTAAAACAGCGTTCGAAGATTAGAAGGCGTTCTTTGCGTTGTCTTATTCTTACTCCTACTCGTGAACTTGCAGCGCAGGTCTTTGAAAATGTAAAAGAGTATAGTGAATTTTTAGATATTCGAAGTGCTGTTATTTTTGGTGGTGTCAATCAAAATCCTCAAATAAGAACGCTAAAAAATGGTGTCGATGTTTTGGTGGCTACTCCAGGGCGTTTGTTGGATTTGGAAGGGCAAAAAGCTCTTTCGCTTGCCGATGTAGAGATTTTAGTCTTAGATGAAGCTGACAGAATGCTAGATATGGGATTTTTGCACGATATAAAACGAGTGATTAAACTTGTTCCTACCAAAAGGCAAAACCTTCTTTTTTCTGCTACTTTCTCTAAAGAAATAAAAGCATTAGCAGGAAAAATACTTAGCAATCATGTAACAGTAGAGGCAACTCCAGAAAATACAACCGTAGAAAAAATTAATCAAACGGTTTATAGTGTAAACAAAACACGAAAATCAGATTTGATTATAAAGCTGATTGATGAGGGAAACTGGGAGCAGGTTTTGGTTTTTACTCGTACAAAGCATGGTGCAAATCGTTTGAGCGAAAAAATGACAAAAAGAGGAATTCAAGCTGCTGCCATTCATGGAAATAAAACACAAAATGCACGTACAAAAGCCTTACAGGGTTTTAAAGATGGTTCTATTCGTGTTTTAGTTGCGACAGATATTGCAGCGAGGGGATTAGATATTCCACTTTTGCCGTATGTAATTAATTACGAATTACCAAATGTAGCTGAAGATTATGTACATAGAATTGGTCGTACAGGTCGTGCAGGAGCAGGTGGAGATGCTATTTCTTTAGTTTCTCACGATGAAGTAGAATTTGTAGAGAATATCGAAAAACTTCTCAAAGAGAAAATTGAAAAAAAAGTAGTAGAAGGGTTTGAGCCAACTGCCCCTTCCAAAGAAGACATCGAAGAAGCCGAATTGGCAGCACGTCAAAGAAGTGGAAGAGGTGGTTTTAATAGAAATCGAAGTAGAAATCGTACTTCTTCTGAAAATAAAGGAAAATCAAATTCTGTAAATTTAGGTAAAACAAAATCAAATACTAAAGGACGTAAAAGTAATAATCCAAAATTTGGAGGAAAAGGAAGAAGAAAATAA
- a CDS encoding putative LPS assembly protein LptD, whose translation MRFRILFILCCFFASFFGSSVYGQDIKPLTISLDSLNKINQLKNQAVLDSINLVESDTINRPNSSGDFTAIVAYSATDSIKYDFKTQTIMLYNKAEIDYTNINLKSNTINLDWNTNELTAIGFEDSLGRLTETPIFKQGEEEYKAKKIRYNFVSEKAIVTDVVKQEGEGFLLLEKGKRDIEGNFNGLDASYTTCTNTAHPHFRIRSKKVKVIDNKQIVTGPFQLEIMDIPTPIGFPFGLLPIPKTRTSGVIIPSYGETQERGFYLRDGGYYWAISDHIDLTFLGEAYSKGVYGASVRSNYSKRYYYTGNFDFRMNTIRAAERGIDESTNNDFRLTWSHSPKSRGSSSFSANVNIMTATFNERNSFDPDDYTQASVSSGINYSKTFTGTPFIFSGSLRHNQNLQTKITDVSPQANLSMTRIYPLRKLIKNSQSPLAQLGLTYRLDGQANISNLLTTNTVTGFNTPYDQQLASDTVAFDVANLSTILENLQWGLKHSIPISTSVTFLRYFKMNPSANFSQVIYGSSNSYEWIEKDTVRTTTNQGLSQFYSYNASVDFTTTFYSTFLFKSQKFKALRHTMIPTISLSYQPDFSDPRFGFYQEVQVSEDGTTKRIARMTGVYGSPSAGESGTISFSLRNTLEAKVETKEGKDEKLKLLDSFDFSSAYNLAADSFNLSNIGVNIRTSLFKNKIGVNVRTSIDPYTYQALTTDSVTNLVLTQRRIDTYAWKEGASIGKLSTLGISLNTSLSADGFKSDNEEKASDQAISEADLDFINQNKDLYVDFNVPWTISMSYNWNYTRTGLIEGNTSQNLSFNGDVSVTPRWKVGYTASYDLEANEFSDATFNIHRDLHCWELRVSWTPVGFRRGYSLDLRVKSSLLQDLKLNRKNNWQDRR comes from the coding sequence ATGCGTTTTAGAATTTTATTTATTTTATGTTGCTTTTTTGCATCATTTTTTGGCTCATCAGTTTATGGGCAAGACATAAAACCTCTTACTATTTCGTTAGATAGTTTGAACAAAATCAATCAATTAAAAAATCAAGCTGTTCTTGATTCTATTAATCTTGTAGAAAGTGATACCATAAATCGTCCTAATTCTAGTGGGGATTTTACAGCTATTGTAGCCTATTCAGCTACTGATTCAATAAAATATGATTTCAAAACTCAAACTATCATGCTTTATAATAAAGCTGAAATTGATTATACTAATATCAATCTAAAATCAAATACTATTAATTTAGATTGGAATACCAATGAACTCACAGCCATAGGATTTGAAGATTCTTTAGGTAGATTAACCGAAACTCCCATTTTTAAACAAGGAGAAGAAGAGTATAAAGCCAAAAAAATTAGGTATAATTTTGTAAGTGAAAAAGCCATTGTAACTGATGTTGTAAAACAAGAAGGAGAAGGTTTTTTGCTTTTAGAAAAGGGAAAACGTGATATTGAAGGAAATTTTAATGGTCTTGATGCTTCTTATACAACATGTACAAATACTGCACACCCACACTTTCGTATTCGTTCTAAAAAAGTAAAGGTTATAGACAACAAACAAATTGTTACAGGTCCTTTTCAGTTAGAAATAATGGACATCCCTACACCTATTGGATTTCCATTTGGTCTTTTACCCATTCCAAAAACTCGTACTTCTGGTGTTATTATTCCTAGTTATGGAGAAACACAAGAGCGTGGTTTTTATTTGAGAGATGGAGGTTATTATTGGGCTATCAGCGACCATATTGATCTTACATTTTTGGGAGAAGCCTATTCGAAAGGTGTTTATGGTGCTTCTGTGCGTAGTAATTACTCAAAACGCTACTATTATACAGGAAATTTTGATTTTAGAATGAATACAATCAGAGCTGCGGAAAGAGGAATTGATGAGAGTACCAATAATGATTTTCGTCTTACATGGTCGCACAGTCCCAAATCAAGAGGGTCATCTTCTTTTTCTGCCAATGTAAATATAATGACAGCAACTTTTAATGAACGAAATTCATTTGATCCAGATGATTATACACAGGCTTCAGTTAGTTCAGGTATTAATTATAGTAAAACATTTACAGGAACTCCTTTTATTTTTTCGGGAAGTCTTCGTCATAATCAAAATTTACAAACCAAAATTACTGATGTTTCGCCACAAGCCAATCTAAGTATGACCCGTATTTATCCACTTCGTAAACTTATCAAAAATTCGCAATCTCCATTAGCTCAACTAGGCTTAACTTATCGTTTAGATGGACAAGCAAACATTTCTAACTTACTTACCACAAATACAGTTACAGGCTTCAACACTCCGTATGACCAACAATTGGCATCCGATACAGTTGCTTTTGATGTAGCTAATTTATCTACTATTTTGGAAAATTTGCAATGGGGGTTAAAGCATTCTATTCCTATTTCTACTTCAGTTACTTTCTTGCGTTATTTCAAAATGAATCCTAGTGCCAACTTTAGTCAAGTTATTTATGGCAGTAGTAATTCATACGAGTGGATTGAAAAAGATACTGTCAGGACTACTACAAATCAAGGGCTTTCACAATTTTATTCTTATAATGCCTCTGTTGATTTTACGACTACTTTTTATTCTACTTTTTTATTCAAAAGTCAGAAATTTAAAGCCTTGCGTCATACAATGATTCCTACAATTTCACTTAGTTATCAGCCTGATTTTAGTGATCCTCGTTTCGGATTTTACCAAGAAGTACAAGTAAGTGAAGACGGAACAACTAAACGTATTGCTCGCATGACTGGAGTTTATGGTTCGCCATCAGCTGGAGAATCTGGAACAATTTCTTTTTCACTTCGCAATACCTTAGAAGCAAAAGTAGAAACAAAAGAAGGAAAAGATGAAAAACTAAAATTGTTAGATAGTTTTGATTTTTCATCAGCTTATAATTTGGCTGCTGATTCTTTTAATTTGAGTAATATTGGTGTTAATATTAGAACTTCATTATTTAAAAATAAAATTGGTGTTAATGTCAGAACTTCGATAGACCCTTATACCTATCAAGCTCTAACTACAGATTCTGTAACTAATTTAGTACTCACACAAAGAAGAATAGATACTTATGCTTGGAAAGAAGGAGCTAGTATTGGAAAATTAAGCACATTAGGAATTTCTTTAAATACATCTTTATCAGCAGATGGTTTTAAGAGTGATAATGAAGAAAAAGCAAGTGATCAAGCTATTTCAGAAGCTGACTTGGATTTTATAAATCAAAACAAAGATTTATATGTTGATTTTAATGTTCCTTGGACAATAAGTATGAGTTATAACTGGAATTATACTCGTACAGGTTTAATAGAGGGAAATACAAGTCAGAATTTATCTTTTAATGGTGATGTGAGTGTTACTCCAAGGTGGAAAGTAGGCTATACTGCAAGTTATGACTTGGAAGCAAATGAGTTTTCAGATGCTACTTTTAATATTCATAGAGATTTGCATTGTTGGGAACTTCGTGTAAGCTGGACTCCAGTTGGTTTTCGTCGTGGTTATTCCCTTGATTTGCGTGTAAAATCTAGTTTATTACAAGATTTAAAATTGAACCGTAAAAATAATTGGCAAGATAGAAGATAA
- a CDS encoding RNA methyltransferase: protein MKQLSLENLNRIGIEEFKEQKKQPIVIILDNVRSAHNVGAAFRTADAFSIEKIALCGITAKPPHREIQKTALGATESVEWEYFDTTNEAIDTLRKQGYSIFAIEQTTESQKLNTFLPKKETKYGFVFGNEAFGVDAEVLQNCDSALEIPQFGTKHSLNVSVSLGIILWHCTEKMNIFS from the coding sequence ATGAAACAACTTTCCTTAGAGAATCTTAATAGAATTGGAATAGAAGAATTTAAAGAACAAAAAAAACAACCGATAGTTATTATATTGGATAATGTCAGAAGTGCACATAATGTAGGTGCAGCTTTCCGAACTGCTGATGCTTTTTCTATTGAAAAAATTGCTTTGTGTGGTATTACAGCCAAACCTCCACACCGAGAAATTCAAAAAACGGCTCTAGGTGCAACGGAATCCGTAGAATGGGAATATTTTGATACAACAAATGAAGCTATTGATACTTTACGTAAACAAGGTTATTCTATTTTTGCAATCGAACAAACAACTGAAAGTCAGAAACTTAATACATTTTTACCCAAAAAAGAAACAAAATATGGGTTTGTTTTTGGGAATGAAGCCTTCGGAGTTGATGCCGAAGTATTGCAAAATTGTGATTCTGCTTTAGAGATTCCACAGTTTGGAACAAAACATTCTCTTAATGTTTCTGTAAGTTTAGGTATAATTCTTTGGCATTGTACCGAAAAAATGAATATATTTAGTTGA
- a CDS encoding DUF4178 domain-containing protein has protein sequence MAFGFFKKKKKEENKTPHYDPNNIRITDIRAGFFLEYDAKTWEVTEEYEYDWGDNEFSYSFLLRSASEEIYLSLENEGELEIALTNKIRLIKLGEDLDDQIAENKRPPKTITYEGVKYYRDNESPGYYRNTATTKREESIEMITWDYYDDDEEKTISIEQFGEREFEAYIGHYVEEYEFSNILPSSEPPIAL, from the coding sequence ATGGCTTTTGGATTTTTTAAAAAGAAGAAAAAAGAAGAAAATAAAACACCTCATTATGACCCTAATAATATTCGAATTACAGATATTCGTGCTGGCTTTTTCTTAGAATATGATGCAAAAACTTGGGAAGTAACCGAAGAGTATGAATATGACTGGGGTGATAATGAATTTTCTTATTCTTTTTTGTTGCGTAGTGCAAGCGAGGAAATTTATTTGAGTTTAGAAAATGAAGGTGAATTAGAAATTGCATTAACCAATAAAATTCGTTTAATAAAATTAGGTGAAGATTTAGATGACCAAATTGCTGAAAACAAACGCCCTCCAAAAACAATTACTTATGAAGGCGTAAAATATTATCGTGATAATGAAAGCCCTGGATATTATAGAAATACAGCCACCACAAAGCGTGAAGAATCTATTGAAATGATTACTTGGGATTATTATGATGATGATGAAGAAAAAACAATTTCAATAGAGCAATTTGGAGAAAGAGAGTTTGAGGCATATATCGGACACTATGTAGAAGAATATGAATTTTCTAATATACTTCCTTCTAGTGAGCCTCCTATTGCTCTCTAA
- a CDS encoding 3'-5' exonuclease, with protein MDFITIDFETANFQRNSACEIGLTFVKDNQITETKSWLIRPKINHFEPMNVSIHGITAADVWEQPRFDELWKSELKGLLENQFLIAHNASFDFSVLRKTLDDYDLPYPDLSYSCSYLFAKKIWTEMPRYDLKTLCNQNEIYFRHHRAGSDADATAQLALKGFEKVNVTCQQTFSEKLEITVGKLFKGGYIPSTNHKKAKRKKVY; from the coding sequence ATGGATTTTATAACAATAGACTTCGAAACTGCTAATTTTCAGAGAAATAGTGCTTGTGAAATAGGACTTACTTTTGTCAAAGATAATCAAATCACAGAAACAAAATCGTGGCTTATTCGCCCAAAAATCAATCATTTTGAACCAATGAATGTTTCTATTCACGGAATTACGGCTGCTGATGTATGGGAACAACCTCGTTTTGATGAACTTTGGAAATCAGAATTAAAAGGTTTATTAGAAAACCAGTTTTTGATAGCCCATAATGCAAGTTTTGATTTTTCGGTGCTACGCAAAACGTTAGATGATTATGACTTGCCTTATCCAGATTTATCCTATTCATGTAGTTATTTGTTTGCCAAAAAGATTTGGACAGAAATGCCTCGTTATGATTTAAAGACACTTTGTAATCAAAATGAAATTTATTTTCGTCATCACAGAGCAGGTTCAGATGCTGATGCAACAGCACAATTAGCTCTAAAAGGTTTTGAGAAAGTCAATGTTACTTGTCAGCAAACCTTTTCTGAAAAACTAGAAATTACGGTTGGAAAACTTTTTAAAGGTGGTTATATTCCTTCTACCAATCATAAAAAAGCAAAAAGAAAGAAAGTGTATTGA
- a CDS encoding Ldh family oxidoreductase, producing the protein MFIINDTKLKEFVIDVFLQMGCPEEDALLAANVLLAADLRGVDSHGVARLTGYVRLWEAGRINPTPNWKVTYQTPSTATIDGDAGLGLVIAPKAMQVAIEKAENVGSGWISVKNSNHFGIAGYHSMLAAEKDMIGWSMTNASPLVAPTHSKERMLGTNPIAIAIPAGEENDFVADFATSTVANGKLEILQRKNEDTPNGWVQDKDGNSTNNAAALKDGGALLPLGSEPMRSNHKGYCLGSAVDILSAVLSGAGYGPWAPPFVSFLPLASDPVGEGLGHFLGAMRVDGFRPKEEFKSHMDNWIRRFKSATPIDESQRVLIPGEPELENTAYRLKNGIPLLEPVVRDLEEVAKKLKLDKLKF; encoded by the coding sequence ATGTTCATTATAAACGATACTAAACTCAAAGAATTTGTAATTGATGTTTTTCTTCAAATGGGTTGCCCTGAAGAGGATGCCTTATTAGCTGCCAATGTTTTGTTAGCTGCTGATTTGCGTGGTGTTGATTCTCATGGTGTCGCTCGTTTGACTGGTTATGTGCGTTTGTGGGAAGCAGGTCGCATTAATCCTACTCCAAACTGGAAAGTTACCTATCAAACTCCAAGTACTGCTACCATTGATGGTGATGCAGGTTTGGGTTTAGTTATTGCTCCAAAGGCGATGCAAGTAGCTATTGAAAAAGCTGAGAATGTAGGCTCAGGTTGGATTTCTGTCAAAAATTCAAATCATTTCGGAATTGCTGGTTATCATTCAATGTTAGCAGCAGAAAAAGATATGATTGGTTGGTCAATGACAAACGCAAGTCCACTTGTTGCACCGACGCATTCGAAGGAGCGCATGTTGGGAACAAATCCGATTGCCATAGCTATTCCAGCAGGAGAGGAAAACGATTTTGTGGCTGATTTTGCAACCTCAACAGTAGCCAACGGCAAATTAGAAATTTTGCAACGCAAAAATGAAGATACTCCTAACGGTTGGGTACAAGATAAAGATGGAAATTCTACCAATAATGCAGCAGCTTTGAAAGATGGTGGTGCGCTTTTGCCTTTGGGTTCTGAGCCCATGCGAAGTAATCACAAAGGTTATTGTTTAGGTTCGGCTGTCGATATTCTTTCGGCTGTACTTTCTGGTGCTGGTTATGGTCCTTGGGCTCCTCCTTTTGTTAGTTTTTTGCCTTTAGCTTCTGACCCTGTGGGAGAAGGATTAGGACATTTTTTGGGTGCAATGCGAGTTGATGGTTTCCGTCCGAAAGAAGAATTCAAATCTCACATGGATAACTGGATTCGTCGTTTTAAAAGTGCTACTCCTATTGATGAATCTCAACGAGTACTTATTCCTGGTGAACCCGAATTGGAAAATACAGCCTATCGTCTAAAAAATGGTATTCCTCTTTTAGAACCTGTCGTGAGAGATTTAGAAGAAGTTGCTAAGAAATTAAAATTAGATAAATTGAAATTTTAG